CAAGGCGGCGGCGCTCGGCCGGGTCCTCGACGTGGAGTCGCCCACGGCCGCCATCGTCTTCTGCCGCACCCGCGACGAGGTCGACCAGCTGACGTCCACCCTCAACGGCCGTGGCTACCGGGCCGAGGCCCTCCACGGCGGCATGGACCAACAGCAGCGCGACCGCGTGATGGGTCGCCTCCGCGCCGGCACCACCGAGCTGCTGGTGGCCACCGACGTGGCGGCGCGAGGCCTCGACGTCGACCAGCTCACCCACGTCATCAACTACGACGTCCCGGCGGGGCCCGAGCCCTACGTGCACCGCATCGGGCGGGTGGGCCGGGCCGGGCGCGAGGGTGTGGCCATCACCCTCGCCGAGCCGCGCGAGCACCGGATGCTCAAGTCGATCGAGCGGGCCATCAAGGCGACCATCACCATCGAGACCCTGCCCACCGTCGCCGACCTGCGCGCCCGGCGCCTCGAGCTGACCCGCGCCGCCCTCCACGAGAGCCTCGTCGGCGACGACCTCGAGCGGTACCGGGTGGTGGTCGAGACGCTCACCGACAGCTTCGACCTCATGGAGGTCGCCCTGGCGGCGGTCAAGCTGGCCCACGAGTCGTCCAGCGGCGTCGACGACGACGCCAAGGAGATCCCCGAGGTGACGGCGCCCTCGACCACCGACCGCACGAAGGGCCGCCCGACGTCGGGTGCCGTGGCGGCCGGGGGGATGGCGCGGCTCTGGATCAACGCCGGCAGGGCCGCCGGCATCCGGCCCAAGGACCTCGTCGGGGCCATCACCGGTGAGTCACACCTCCGCGGCAAGCAGATCGGCGCCATCCAGATCGCCGACCGGTTCTCGCTGGTGGAGGTGCCCGAGGGTGACGCCGACGCCGTGATCGCCGCCCTGCGGGACAGCACCATCAAGGGCCGCAAGGCCACGGTCCGCCGCGACCGAGCCTGACGTGCGTGGAGCTGGCGGGAATCGAACCCGCGTCCGCTGAGCGGTTGACGTACGCGCTACGACCGTTCCCGGACCTGCGGCCTCGCGGCTACCGCACCGTCGGGTCGGTTGGGCTTGCGCCCT
The sequence above is a segment of the Acidimicrobiales bacterium genome. Coding sequences within it:
- a CDS encoding DEAD/DEAH box helicase — protein: MTDPADETSGFADLPLRPELLRALTGLGYEEPTPIQGEAIPLLVEGRDLLGQAATGTGKTAAFALPLLQRMRPVADGDRPFGLVLVPTRELAIQVSEAIHRYGRELGARVLPLYGGQPIVRQLRALKQGVDVVVATPGRALDHIGRGTLDLEGLGVVVLDEADEMLDMGFAEDIEAILGGTPPERQTVLFSATLPRRIDGMARRHLRDPVRISLGREAVPGDAAPLVSQRAYLVPRAHKAAALGRVLDVESPTAAIVFCRTRDEVDQLTSTLNGRGYRAEALHGGMDQQQRDRVMGRLRAGTTELLVATDVAARGLDVDQLTHVINYDVPAGPEPYVHRIGRVGRAGREGVAITLAEPREHRMLKSIERAIKATITIETLPTVADLRARRLELTRAALHESLVGDDLERYRVVVETLTDSFDLMEVALAAVKLAHESSSGVDDDAKEIPEVTAPSTTDRTKGRPTSGAVAAGGMARLWINAGRAAGIRPKDLVGAITGESHLRGKQIGAIQIADRFSLVEVPEGDADAVIAALRDSTIKGRKATVRRDRA